In the Wyeomyia smithii strain HCP4-BCI-WySm-NY-G18 chromosome 2, ASM2978416v1, whole genome shotgun sequence genome, one interval contains:
- the LOC129721470 gene encoding mucolipin-3-like — translation MSSYSSASPTGSPSTSERNYSATAIATGTNNERVKIDTTSEQQTKTRTRNGEDSHATMNINESNGGFVETPVLGDSQASLSEERLRRKLQFFFMNPIEKWQAKRRFPYKFVVQVIKIILVTLQLCLFAHSRYMHVNYTWDNTITFSHLFLRGWDITMEVSTYPPETGPLSVYVIEDFFNTIDYAIDGYANLSEAIGPYSYPNEDNTMPPMQLCLYRYKDGTIFGFNESYVFNPEIDSLCLHLDGNVTTIGSRAFLRQKDIRINFSALVRAELKFAIKTVNFKAAGPITAPDCYQFDIQILFNNQDHDGQMTLRLEAEPTRLVCHGDVEFIKTSEIEEALRSTLNILVIVICVVSFALCARAIYRAQLLRVITCDYFKQTYGKDLTGQGKWEFVNMWYIMIVFNDVLLVIGSALKEEIERKHFIGDDWNVCSLLLGVGNLLVWFGVLRYLGFFKTYNVVILTLQKAAPKIMRFLLCALLIYAGFIFCGWLVLGPYHIKFRSLSTTSECLFSLINGDDMFATFTIMSEKSLMLWWFCRLYLYSFTSLYIYVVLSLFISVIMDAYDTIKKCYKDGFPMSDLRQFVGPYHPNDFSSGVFRDDDFDYESISFMESMQRIVCFWRSNNQQRGPTGYTSLMPKAN, via the coding sequence ATGAGTAGTTACTCATCTGCATCACCAACTGGATCGCCGTCGACCTCGGAAAGGAACTACAGTGCCACTGCAATCGCCACAGGAACAAACAATGAAAGAGTGAAAATCGATACTACGTCAGAGCAGCAGACCAAAACGAGAACAAGGAACGGGGAGGATAGTCACGCTACTATGAATATCAACGAGTCGAACGGTGGTTTCGTGGAGACGCCTGTGCTGGGGGACTCCCAGGCGTCGTTGAGCGAGGAACGGCTTCGACGCAAATTGCAGTTCTTCTTTATGAACCcgattgaaaaatggcaagccAAACGTCGCTTCCCGTACAAGTTTGTTGTGCAAGTGATAAAAATTATTCTCGTCACCCTGCAGCTGTGCCTCTTCGCACATTCCAGATATATGCACGTGAATTATACGTGGGACAATACGATCACCTTCTCCCATCTGTTTCTGCGGGGATGGGACATCACCATGGAGGTAAGCACTTACCCACCCGAAACGGGACCACTCTCGGTGTATGTGATAGAAGATTTCTTCAACACAATCGATTACGCTATCGACGGTTATGCAAACCTTTCCGAAGCCATCGGACCGTACTCCTATCCCAATGAGGATAACACGATGCCGCCGATGCAATTGTGTCTGTACCGCTACAAGGATGGTACAATTTTTGGCTTCAATGAAAGCTACGTTTTCAACCCGGAAATAGATTCGCTCTgtctgcatttggacggaaaTGTTACCACCATCGGGAGTCGAGCTTTTCTGCGACAGAAAGATATTCGCATAAATTTCTCCGCTCTCGTCAGGGCGGAACTGAAATTTGCCATAAAGACGGTCAACTTCAAAGCGGCAGGTCCCATCACCGCCCCGGACTGCTATCAGTTCGATATCCAAATTTTGTTCAACAATCAAGATCACGACGGGCAGATGACACTACGCCTGGAAGCGGAACCTACGAGGCTGGTTTGCCACGGCGATGTCGAGTTCATCAAAACGTCGGAAATTGAGGAAGCACTACGCAGCACGCTGAATATTTTGGTAATCGTTATCTGTGTAGTTTCGTTCGCACTGTGCGCCCGGGCAATCTACCGAGCGCAGCTGTTGCGAGTCATCACCTGTGATTATTTCAAACAAACCTACGGCAAAGACCTGACGGGACAAGGCAAGTGGGAGTTCGTTAACATGTGGTACATTATGATTGTGTTTAACGACGTCCTACTTGTGATCGGCTCTGCCCTGAAGGAGGAAATCGAACGCAAACACTTTATCGGAGACGACTGGAACGTCTGTTCGCTGCTGCTGGGTGTCGGCAATTTGCTGGTTTGGTTCGGTGTCCTGCGCTATCTGGGATTCTTCAAAACCTATAACGTCGTTATACTAACACTACAAAAGGCAGCCCCGAAAATAATGCGCTTCCTACTGTGCGCCCTTCTGATCTACGCCGGTTTCATATTTTGTGGTTGGCTTGTTCTGGGACCGTACCACATCAAGTTCCGCTCGCTGTCAACCACCTCGGAGTGCTTGTTCTCGTTGATCAACGGCGATGACATGTTTGCAACATTCACCATTATGTCTGAGAAATCCTTGATGCTGTGGTGGTTCTGCCGGCTCTATCTGTACTCGTTTACCAGTTTGTATATTTACGTCGTCCTCTCGCTGTTCATATCGGTCATCATGGATGCCTACGACACAATCAAGAAATGCTACAAAGATGGCTTTCCCATGTCGGATCTTCGTCAGTTCGTGGGTCCGTATCACCCAAATGATTTCTCCTCTGGAGTGTTCCGTGATGATGACTTCGACTACGAGTCGATCAGCTTTATGGAATCGATGCAGCGAATAGTTTGCTTCTGGAGATCGAACAACCAGCAGCGGGGCCCAACCGGGTATACATCACTGATGCCCAAAGCCAATTAA